In a single window of the Deinococcus aetherius genome:
- the alaS gene encoding alanine--tRNA ligase yields the protein MTAPLTTSQIREKYLQFFQSKGHLRLPSHSLIAPDPTTLFTVAGMQPFKPQFMGAPAKFPGYGESKRVTTAQKCLRVGDIENVGRTLRHCSLLEMLGNFSFGDYFKREALTWAWEFLTSPEWMGLDPAKLYATIYEDDEEAFQIWTQEIGLPEGHILRFGADENFWPADAPAKGPNGPCGPCSEIFYDRGPRYGEDTWADYAQTRESARFLEIWNCVFPQYDRQDPQPDGTPVLADLPFKNIDTGMGLERIATVVQDVYDFYSNDVFAPIIARIVELSGKPYEGPQNLSHRVVAEHVRSVSMTVADGVALSNTGRGYVIRKILRRASRHAYLLGLREPTLYKLVPLVVQGMGGAYPELVQEEARVTAAIRAEEERFLRTLEGGIQRLERTLLTNILKRYSNVSKGGVTPFEDASIVTSQEAFVWVRDHLPQWLIESYRPSFKGQPGDEREYVARVLLKDVEDDLFAPYKTGNRFSGVSVIFSTGASINPSEVTLSGLETFTLYDTYGFPLDLTKEIAEEYGVSVDEAGYAESLEKAQELARAGSKYGKSELFGGGQEALEGLPPTQFVGYDDLDTQGEVLAVVGAGERLDHLTGGSEATVVLSRTPFYAEGGGEVGDTGVLEWEGGRGAVRDTRKTPGGVFLHDVLVEEGTLTPGLTVRALVAPERQAIQRHHTATHLLHAALRAVLGSGVRQAGSLVAPDRLRFDFTHGAALSADEVAAVERLVNRWVTANFPVTWREMPIEEARAAGATALFGEKYGDTVRVVTVEGGVPFEGRTVTSKELCGGAHVRRTGDIGAFVVVSDENVAAGVRRVEALAGEAASTWVRERLNTAGRVAGLLNTNLDGLEARVSGLQAALRTAQQEAAQVRRQLAEAQMGGGSGAGSQVRELGGFKVAALRLSGIEGNELRGAADKLLDGSGADLAVIASDKGLVIKATKDAVGRGAHAGQLVGKLAAAAGGKGGGRPDMAQAGIQNPEAALGALETAF from the coding sequence ATGACCGCGCCCCTCACCACCTCCCAGATTCGGGAGAAGTACCTTCAATTTTTCCAGAGCAAAGGGCATCTGCGCCTGCCCAGCCACTCCTTGATCGCCCCCGACCCCACCACCCTCTTTACCGTGGCGGGGATGCAGCCCTTCAAGCCGCAGTTCATGGGCGCTCCGGCAAAGTTTCCGGGCTACGGCGAGAGCAAGCGGGTCACGACCGCGCAGAAGTGCCTCCGTGTGGGCGACATCGAGAACGTGGGCCGCACACTGCGGCACTGCTCGCTGCTGGAGATGCTCGGGAACTTCAGCTTCGGGGACTACTTCAAGCGCGAGGCGCTGACCTGGGCCTGGGAGTTTCTGACGAGCCCGGAGTGGATGGGCTTGGACCCTGCAAAGCTGTACGCGACGATCTACGAGGACGACGAAGAGGCTTTCCAAATCTGGACGCAGGAGATCGGGCTGCCCGAGGGGCACATCCTGCGTTTCGGCGCCGATGAGAACTTCTGGCCCGCCGACGCGCCAGCCAAGGGGCCCAACGGTCCCTGTGGTCCGTGCTCCGAAATCTTCTACGACCGGGGCCCGAGGTACGGTGAGGACACCTGGGCGGACTATGCCCAGACACGTGAGTCTGCACGCTTCCTCGAAATCTGGAACTGCGTTTTCCCCCAGTACGACCGCCAGGACCCCCAGCCCGACGGTACCCCCGTCCTCGCCGACCTGCCGTTCAAGAACATCGACACCGGAATGGGGCTGGAGCGCATCGCCACGGTCGTGCAGGACGTGTACGACTTCTACAGCAACGACGTATTCGCGCCCATCATCGCGCGCATCGTGGAGTTGAGCGGCAAGCCCTACGAGGGGCCCCAGAACCTCTCCCACCGCGTCGTCGCCGAGCACGTCCGCAGCGTGAGCATGACGGTGGCGGACGGGGTAGCGCTGAGCAACACCGGGCGCGGCTACGTGATCCGCAAGATTCTGCGCCGCGCCTCCCGCCACGCCTACCTCCTCGGCCTGCGCGAGCCGACGCTCTACAAGCTCGTGCCCCTCGTCGTGCAGGGGATGGGCGGCGCCTACCCCGAACTCGTGCAGGAGGAGGCGCGCGTCACGGCGGCGATCCGGGCGGAGGAGGAGCGGTTCCTCAGGACGCTGGAAGGTGGTATCCAGAGGCTAGAACGTACCCTACTGACGAATATTTTGAAGCGCTATAGCAACGTCTCCAAGGGTGGAGTCACGCCGTTCGAAGATGCGAGCATTGTGACTAGCCAAGAAGCCTTCGTTTGGGTACGTGACCATCTTCCTCAGTGGCTCATTGAGAGCTATCGTCCCTCCTTCAAAGGCCAACCTGGAGATGAGCGTGAGTATGTCGCCCGAGTGCTTCTTAAGGATGTAGAGGACGATCTATTTGCTCCTTATAAAACTGGAAATAGGTTTTCCGGTGTAAGCGTTATTTTTTCTACCGGTGCAAGCATTAACCCTTCAGAAGTTACACTTTCTGGACTAGAGACCTTCACCCTCTACGACACCTACGGCTTTCCCCTCGACCTCACCAAAGAGATCGCCGAGGAGTACGGCGTCAGCGTGGACGAGGCCGGGTACGCCGAGAGCCTGGAGAAAGCGCAGGAACTCGCGCGGGCCGGGAGCAAGTACGGCAAGTCCGAACTCTTCGGCGGCGGGCAGGAGGCGCTGGAGGGGCTGCCCCCGACACAGTTCGTCGGTTATGACGACCTCGACACGCAGGGCGAGGTGCTGGCCGTCGTCGGCGCTGGGGAACGTCTCGATCACCTGACGGGGGGCAGCGAGGCGACCGTCGTGCTCTCGCGCACGCCCTTCTACGCGGAGGGCGGCGGCGAGGTGGGCGACACGGGCGTGCTGGAGTGGGAGGGAGGCCGGGGCGCGGTCCGCGACACCCGCAAGACGCCGGGCGGGGTGTTCCTCCATGACGTGCTGGTGGAGGAGGGGACCCTGACGCCCGGCCTGACCGTGCGCGCCCTCGTCGCCCCGGAGCGGCAGGCCATCCAGCGGCACCACACCGCCACCCACCTCCTGCACGCGGCCCTGCGCGCGGTGCTGGGCTCGGGCGTGCGGCAGGCGGGATCGCTCGTCGCCCCGGACCGATTGCGCTTCGACTTCACGCACGGCGCGGCCCTGAGCGCGGACGAAGTGGCGGCGGTCGAGCGGCTGGTGAACCGCTGGGTGACGGCGAACTTCCCGGTGACGTGGCGGGAGATGCCCATCGAGGAGGCAAGGGCGGCGGGTGCCACGGCCCTCTTCGGCGAGAAGTACGGCGATACCGTGAGGGTGGTGACGGTGGAGGGCGGCGTGCCCTTCGAGGGGCGGACGGTGACGAGCAAGGAGCTGTGCGGCGGCGCGCACGTTCGCCGCACCGGGGACATCGGCGCCTTCGTGGTCGTGTCCGACGAGAACGTGGCGGCGGGCGTGCGCCGGGTCGAGGCGCTGGCGGGCGAGGCGGCGAGCACCTGGGTCCGCGAGCGGCTGAACACGGCGGGGCGCGTGGCCGGACTGCTGAACACCAACCTGGACGGTCTGGAGGCGCGCGTGTCGGGCTTGCAGGCCGCGCTGAGGACCGCCCAGCAGGAGGCGGCCCAGGTCCGCCGCCAACTCGCCGAGGCGCAGATGGGCGGGGGAAGCGGCGCGGGCTCCCAGGTGCGCGAACTGGGCGGCTTCAAGGTCGCGGCGCTGCGGCTTTCCGGCATCGAGGGGAACGAGCTGCGCGGGGCCGCCGACAAGCTCCTGGACGGAAGCGGAGCCGACCTCGCCGTGATTGCCAGCGACAAGGGTCTCGTGATCAAGGCGACGAAGGACGCGGTGGGCCGGGGGGCGCACGCTGGGCAACTCGTGGGTAAGCTCGCCGCCGCCGCCGGGGGCAAGGGTGGGGGCAGACCGGACATGGCGCAGGCGGGCATTCAGAACCCGGAAGCGGCGTTGGGGGCCCTGGAGACGGCGTTCTAG
- a CDS encoding MmcQ/YjbR family DNA-binding protein: protein MRSIGELRAAAAALPHSRETFPFDETTLVFKVGGSGSGKMYALTDILADPPSLSVKVKPKRGEELRAEYTAIATGYHLNKRHWVTVTLDGTVPDALLRELLAGSHALVVHGLTRAERAELGLS, encoded by the coding sequence ATGCGTTCTATCGGCGAGCTGCGAGCGGCGGCGGCGGCCCTTCCCCACTCGCGGGAGACCTTTCCCTTCGACGAGACCACGCTGGTCTTCAAGGTGGGCGGGTCCGGCAGTGGCAAGATGTACGCCCTCACCGACATCCTCGCCGACCCGCCGAGCCTGTCCGTCAAGGTGAAGCCCAAACGCGGCGAGGAACTGCGCGCCGAGTACACTGCCATTGCCACCGGGTATCACCTCAACAAGCGCCATTGGGTGACGGTCACTCTCGACGGCACGGTGCCGGACGCGTTGCTGCGGGAGCTGCTGGCGGGCAGCCATGCTCTCGTCGTGCACGGCCTGACGCGGGCCGAACGCGCGGAGTTGGGGCTGTCGTAA
- a CDS encoding response regulator transcription factor: MDQRILLIEDNPDITRVVQYELEQAGYKVLTAPDGVTGLTSARENSPELVILDLGLPDFDGAEIARRLRKTSSVPIIILTAMDAVDRKVNLLEAGADDYMTKPFHPEELVARVKVQLRHQQHGEVISIGALEIHPQKRLCHYNGHEVRLSPKEFDLLTFLARQPGRVYSRAEIEREVWNGELPSNSNVVDVHMANMRAKLRDLDGYGIIRTVRGIGYALKTP; encoded by the coding sequence ATGGACCAACGCATTCTGCTGATTGAAGACAACCCCGACATCACCCGTGTCGTCCAGTACGAGCTGGAGCAGGCCGGGTACAAGGTGCTGACTGCCCCCGACGGGGTGACGGGCCTCACGAGCGCCCGCGAGAACAGCCCTGAACTCGTCATCCTCGACCTCGGCCTGCCCGACTTCGACGGGGCCGAGATCGCCCGGCGGCTGCGCAAGACGAGCAGCGTGCCCATCATCATCCTGACCGCGATGGACGCCGTGGACCGCAAGGTGAACCTGCTGGAGGCGGGCGCCGACGACTACATGACCAAGCCCTTCCACCCGGAGGAACTCGTCGCCCGGGTCAAGGTGCAGCTTCGCCACCAGCAGCACGGGGAGGTCATCTCTATCGGGGCGCTCGAAATCCACCCGCAGAAGAGGCTGTGCCACTACAACGGCCACGAGGTCCGCCTCTCGCCCAAGGAGTTCGACCTCCTGACCTTCCTCGCCCGCCAGCCGGGCCGGGTGTACTCGCGCGCCGAGATCGAGCGCGAGGTGTGGAACGGTGAACTGCCCAGCAACTCCAACGTGGTGGACGTGCATATGGCGAACATGCGCGCCAAGCTGCGCGACCTCGACGGGTACGGGATCATCCGCACCGTGCGGGGCATCGGGTACGCGCTCAAGACGCCGTAG
- a CDS encoding P1 family peptidase: MTLPNSTLTAIPGFRVGHWTDPVGCTGCTVILCPDAGAVASASFLGPSPGTREGVLLSPEKKVERVHALLLTGGSAFGLAAATGVVRVLEERGVGHQTPWARVPLVPTAVVYDLGVGDPRARPGEQEGEAAARSASNAPVERGRVGAGTGATAGKYLGQEFTVPGGLGSVCVERHGVRVGALAVVNPIGDVLDERGGVLAGPGVGPGAVAFTPGDVESTTLVAVATEHTLTKNDARRLADAAQTALGRVIHPSHTFWDGDSAFVLSSCVLPPADPMLLGALVQEAVCASVRDAVRRANAGG, from the coding sequence ATGACCCTGCCCAACTCCACCCTCACCGCCATTCCCGGCTTTCGCGTGGGTCACTGGACCGACCCCGTGGGCTGCACGGGCTGCACGGTGATCCTCTGCCCCGACGCGGGCGCCGTCGCCTCGGCGAGCTTCCTGGGGCCCAGCCCGGGCACCCGCGAGGGGGTGCTGCTGTCCCCCGAGAAGAAGGTGGAGCGGGTCCACGCCCTGCTCCTGACGGGCGGCAGCGCCTTCGGCCTCGCGGCGGCGACGGGCGTGGTGCGGGTGCTCGAAGAACGCGGGGTCGGCCATCAGACCCCCTGGGCCCGCGTGCCCCTCGTCCCGACGGCGGTGGTCTACGACCTGGGGGTGGGCGATCCCAGGGCCCGCCCCGGCGAGCAGGAGGGCGAGGCGGCGGCCCGGTCGGCGTCGAACGCCCCGGTCGAGCGCGGGCGGGTGGGCGCGGGCACGGGCGCGACGGCGGGCAAGTACCTGGGGCAGGAGTTCACCGTGCCGGGGGGACTGGGCAGCGTGTGTGTGGAGCGGCACGGGGTCCGGGTGGGGGCGCTGGCGGTCGTCAACCCCATCGGGGACGTGCTCGACGAGCGGGGCGGCGTGCTCGCCGGGCCGGGTGTGGGGCCGGGGGCGGTCGCCTTCACTCCCGGGGACGTGGAGAGCACAACCCTCGTCGCCGTCGCCACCGAGCACACGCTCACCAAGAACGACGCCCGCCGCCTCGCCGACGCCGCTCAGACCGCGTTGGGCCGGGTCATCCACCCCAGCCACACCTTCTGGGACGGGGACAGCGCCTTCGTGCTGAGTTCGTGCGTCCTGCCGCCCGCCGACCCCATGCTGCTCGGCGCCCTCGTGCAGGAGGCCGTCTGCGCCTCAGTGCGCGACGCGGTGCGGAGGGCAAACGCAGGAGGCTGA
- a CDS encoding phosphotransferase enzyme family protein: MEPADLIRLALPLYSLSNSAFTVLRRLGDVVARVDTPAGPVSLRVCTAGTVATRLTEVSAFQNAAAGAGLTVPRREAARALILPDETPRWTVLSTWVDGEAPRPVTADLVRKLGRETARLHALDFRPPQNWGGPVYDTTWLRTWWRDEAPRYLSEADQRRCALAVERTAAFMEAHAPAARVIHSDLHFGNVLLTPDGQVAVLDFDGCAVAHPAFDLALTERELLDYPDAPALTAAYREGYAAESGRPFPGEAAEVFGVATGTAFLEWVYGSVNPEVRAQKERWVPSLLDDLALNG; encoded by the coding sequence ATGGAACCTGCCGACCTGATTCGCCTCGCCCTCCCGTTGTACAGCCTCAGCAATTCAGCCTTCACGGTTCTCCGTAGGCTGGGAGACGTCGTGGCACGGGTGGACACACCGGCTGGCCCAGTAAGCCTGCGCGTCTGCACGGCGGGGACAGTGGCAACACGGCTTACGGAGGTGAGCGCTTTCCAAAATGCCGCTGCTGGGGCAGGCTTGACCGTTCCTCGCCGTGAGGCGGCCCGCGCCCTGATCCTGCCCGACGAAACGCCGCGCTGGACTGTCCTCTCGACCTGGGTGGATGGGGAGGCTCCTCGTCCGGTGACCGCCGACCTCGTGCGAAAGTTGGGGCGGGAAACGGCCCGCCTCCACGCGCTCGACTTCCGTCCTCCCCAGAACTGGGGCGGCCCTGTGTATGACACGACTTGGCTGCGTACGTGGTGGAGAGATGAGGCCCCACGTTATCTCAGCGAGGCTGACCAAAGGCGGTGCGCGCTCGCGGTGGAGCGGACCGCTGCGTTCATGGAAGCACACGCGCCAGCAGCGCGGGTCATCCACTCGGACCTGCACTTCGGCAATGTGCTACTGACCCCGGACGGCCAAGTCGCCGTGCTCGACTTCGACGGGTGTGCCGTGGCTCATCCCGCCTTCGACCTCGCGCTCACCGAGAGGGAATTGCTCGACTACCCGGACGCCCCAGCGTTGACGGCGGCCTACCGGGAGGGCTATGCGGCGGAATCGGGGCGGCCCTTCCCAGGGGAAGCGGCAGAGGTGTTCGGCGTCGCCACGGGAACGGCCTTTCTGGAGTGGGTGTACGGGAGCGTTAACCCGGAGGTCCGCGCCCAGAAGGAGCGGTGGGTGCCCTCGCTGCTGGATGACCTCGCGCTCAACGGGTGA
- a CDS encoding GNAT family N-acetyltransferase, translating into MSAPPPDLLPRLARAEAAGHARYGREGAVARFGPLVAVHAGPDLPVDTAWHDGTEGLTEADLDAFEAFSAEHRQPATLHVLSHAAPPLLPLLRARGYALDHVLHVYTRDLTALPPAPAPTVREEPDPELWADLSARGFGPGTGAIMHCVAHAAGTRRLVAEVDGQPAGTAALSVTEGVAALYGTSTLPEFRGRGVQTALLAARLYLAARLGADLASVFVTPGSGSERNVRRAGFAVVGARLTFVWD; encoded by the coding sequence ATGTCTGCCCCGCCCCCCGACCTCCTGCCCCGCCTCGCCCGCGCGGAGGCGGCGGGGCACGCCCGCTACGGCCGGGAGGGCGCCGTGGCCCGCTTCGGCCCCCTCGTCGCCGTCCACGCCGGGCCGGACCTGCCCGTGGACACCGCCTGGCACGACGGCACGGAGGGGCTGACGGAAGCCGATCTGGACGCCTTCGAGGCCTTCAGCGCCGAGCACAGGCAGCCTGCGACGCTGCACGTCCTCTCGCACGCCGCCCCGCCCCTGCTCCCGCTGCTGAGGGCGAGGGGGTACGCGCTGGACCACGTTCTGCACGTCTACACGCGCGATCTGACCGCCCTGCCGCCCGCTCCTGCCCCCACCGTCCGCGAGGAACCTGACCCGGAGCTTTGGGCCGACCTCTCCGCACGCGGGTTCGGGCCGGGCACGGGGGCGATCATGCACTGCGTGGCCCATGCCGCTGGAACCCGGCGGCTGGTGGCCGAGGTAGACGGGCAGCCCGCCGGGACCGCCGCCCTGAGTGTGACCGAAGGCGTGGCCGCGCTCTACGGGACCTCCACCCTGCCTGAGTTCCGGGGCCGGGGGGTGCAGACGGCCCTCCTCGCCGCAAGGCTCTATCTGGCCGCCCGCCTGGGGGCCGACCTCGCCAGCGTGTTCGTGACGCCGGGGAGCGGCAGCGAACGCAACGTGCGACGCGCCGGGTTTGCGGTGGTGGGGGCGCGGCTGACGTTCGTGTGGGATTGA
- a CDS encoding MliC family protein translates to MNLHAAASRIGFCLMALLPVGGPAFADGAPGLASAGGDRVIERVVFRCQGGIRVQVTRMPNRALVQFAGQTRVLNQADGVGGVRYRSGGFAWVNNGKVAYMKNTRSGELPVSGCVRVN, encoded by the coding sequence GTGAACCTTCACGCTGCGGCCTCGCGTATTGGCTTCTGTCTGATGGCCCTGCTCCCGGTGGGCGGCCCGGCGTTCGCCGACGGTGCGCCCGGCCTCGCCTCGGCGGGCGGCGACCGGGTGATCGAGCGGGTCGTCTTCCGCTGCCAGGGCGGCATTCGCGTGCAGGTCACCCGGATGCCGAACCGTGCCCTGGTGCAGTTCGCCGGGCAGACGCGGGTGCTGAACCAGGCGGACGGCGTGGGCGGCGTGCGCTACCGCAGCGGCGGCTTCGCCTGGGTCAACAATGGGAAGGTCGCCTACATGAAGAACACCCGCAGCGGCGAACTGCCCGTCAGCGGCTGCGTGCGCGTCAACTAA
- a CDS encoding MliC family protein: protein MTSFAAFLRVGLLPVALLSVGGTALADGGPAVASSAGGDQVLGRATFRCQGGIRVQVTLLPDRARVEFAGQTRVLSQADGAGGVLYQGGGFAWVSNGGVASMKETRSGRLALRGCVQVN, encoded by the coding sequence ATGACTTCTTTCGCCGCGTTCCTCCGTGTTGGCTTGCTGCCGGTGGCCCTGCTTTCAGTCGGCGGGACGGCCCTCGCCGACGGTGGCCCCGCCGTCGCCTCCTCGGCGGGCGGAGACCAGGTGCTCGGGCGGGCCACCTTCCGCTGCCAGGGGGGCATTCGCGTGCAGGTGACGCTGCTGCCCGACCGGGCCCGGGTGGAGTTCGCCGGTCAGACGCGGGTCCTGAGTCAAGCGGACGGAGCGGGGGGCGTGCTGTACCAGGGCGGCGGCTTCGCCTGGGTCAGCAACGGCGGGGTCGCCTCCATGAAGGAGACCCGCAGCGGCAGGCTCGCCCTGAGAGGTTGTGTGCAGGTCAACTGA
- a CDS encoding ISNCY family transposase (programmed frameshift) yields MTLHGAVQYILKIRQCRHPECARYRQPLRPEAEGALALPRSEYGLDVLALIGALRYSEHRSVPEIHAVLLDREVEVSERNVTHLLHRYEELLALRLTDATRLREKLRAQGQVILALDGLQPDVGHEVLWVLRDVLSGEVLLARALLGGGEAELTPLIQEVKEALGEGLPIIGVISDGQHAIRHTIAQVLPGVPHQLCQFHYLREAARPVFEADRHAKVQLKRELRGVRKLERSLEVRTDLPARVLLDYCLAVRGALTDDGRPPLAASGLKLRRRIQEVEGSLARVHGEKGAQEPVDPELRRLHVHLQRALERSDAGWPEIDRAYRLVSQAAQVLQNAEEGTAQQVEGRFETVLQRIEREANRNGSLHDALRHFLKVTASYRSHLFHTYSLPGLPRTNNDLEQFFGAARYHERRIAGRKVASPSTVIRGQVRLVAAFGTRLQPPVGPDLRPRCLTAWRHLRAGLEARHEARRQQLRFRRSPDQYLAALEARLLKPPLPS; encoded by the exons ATGACGCTTCATGGGGCGGTGCAGTACATCCTCAAAATTCGGCAGTGCCGTCATCCGGAGTGTGCGAGGTACCGACAGCCCCTTCGGCCCGAAGCCGAAGGGGCCCTGGCGTTACCCCGTTCCGAATACGGGCTGGACGTTCTGGCGTTGATCGGGGCGCTGCGGTACAGCGAGCATCGTTCGGTGCCGGAGATTCACGCGGTCCTGTTGGACCGCGAGGTGGAGGTCAGCGAGCGGAACGTCACCCATCTGCTGCATCGGTACGAAGAACTGCTGGCGCTGCGCCTGACCGACGCCACCCGACTACGGGAGAAGCTGCGTGCCCAGGGGCAAGTCATCCTCGCTCTGGATGGTCTCCAGCCCGACGTGGGCCATGAAGTGTTATGGGTGCTGCGGGATGTGCTGTCGGGGGAAGTCTTGCTGGCACGTGCCCTGCTGGGGGGCGGTGAAGCGGAACTGACGCCGCTGATTCAGGAAGTGAAGGAGGCCCTCGGGGAGGGCCTCCCGATCATTGGTGTGATCAGCGATGGTCAACACGCCATTCGCCATACCATCGCTCAGGTGCTCCCTGGCGTCCCGCACCAACTTTGCCAGTTTCACTATCTACGTGAGGCGGCCCGTCCGGTCTTCGAAGCTGACCGACACGCCAAGGTGCAACTGAAACGGGAGTTGCGGGGCGTTCGCAAGCTGGAACGCAGTTTGGAGGTCCGCACGGACTTGCCCGCCCGGGTGCTGCTGGACTATTGCCTGGCGGTTCGGGGTGCCTTGACCGATGATGGCCGCCCGCCGCTGGCGGCGAGCGGCCTCAAACTCCGACGCCGCATCCAGGAAGTCGAGGGGTCCTTGGCGCGTGTG CACGGCGAAAAAGGGGCGCAAGAACCCGTAGACCCCGAGCTGCGACGGCTGCACGTTCATCTCCAGCGGGCTTTGGAGCGCAGCGATGCGGGGTGGCCGGAAATCGACCGGGCCTACCGCCTGGTGTCCCAAGCAGCTCAGGTACTTCAGAACGCGGAGGAGGGCACGGCCCAGCAGGTGGAGGGGCGCTTCGAGACCGTCTTGCAGCGGATCGAACGTGAAGCGAACCGGAACGGTTCGCTTCACGACGCCCTGCGGCACTTTCTGAAGGTGACTGCCAGCTATCGTTCGCACCTGTTCCACACCTACAGCCTGCCTGGCCTGCCACGCACCAACAACGATCTGGAGCAGTTCTTCGGCGCCGCTCGGTACCACGAGCGGCGTATCGCCGGACGCAAGGTGGCCTCGCCCAGCACCGTGATCCGTGGGCAAGTTCGTCTGGTCGCGGCCTTCGGCACCCGACTCCAACCGCCCGTCGGACCTGATCTCCGGCCTCGCTGCCTCACGGCCTGGCGTCATCTCCGGGCTGGGCTGGAAGCCCGACATGAGGCACGACGACAGCAACTCCGCTTCCGCCGTTCTCCTGACCAGTACCTTGCTGCCCTGGAAGCCCGCCTCCTCAAGCCCCCTTTGCCGTCATAG
- a CDS encoding DUF418 domain-containing protein, giving the protein MSLPSLPDQAPAPETGPPRPVGVNERAALPDVLRGVALLGILIVNVQTFAGFREWQQRGLDGIVQTLTDIFVNGRAISLFAMLFGWGAAGLLARHGAGTLLRRLAVLLVIGTAHFVFVWHGDIISNYALLAVALLLIVRMTARELVAVAGALGGWWLLLGLLAGFGTLAGPVRPRFDGLPDLAPGMTYAQVVAERAAEFQSNLIGGSVYNGLWLVALFCLGAAASRVGLLTRPGDHLPLLRRLAVYGLMVGLPLGVLLAWLNTWGTQTAGLLAIPVRMGGGLTTALGYAGVLGLLAARGRLGPLRAFAASGRLAMSNYIAQSLIMTTVFYPYAGAQYGRWGAAAALLLALAVGLAQVPLSAWVLRRFGTGPLEALTRALVYGRARR; this is encoded by the coding sequence ATGAGCCTCCCCTCGCTCCCGGACCAGGCCCCCGCCCCCGAGACCGGTCCGCCGCGTCCGGTGGGGGTGAACGAGCGGGCGGCCCTTCCCGACGTGCTGCGGGGGGTCGCGCTGCTGGGCATCCTGATCGTGAACGTGCAGACCTTCGCGGGCTTCCGCGAGTGGCAGCAACGGGGCCTGGACGGGATCGTGCAGACGTTGACGGACATCTTCGTGAACGGGCGGGCGATCAGCCTCTTCGCCATGCTGTTCGGGTGGGGGGCGGCGGGGCTGCTCGCGCGGCACGGGGCGGGGACGCTGCTGCGGCGCCTGGCCGTGCTTCTGGTGATCGGCACGGCGCATTTCGTGTTCGTGTGGCACGGCGACATCATCTCCAACTACGCGCTGCTGGCGGTCGCGCTGCTGCTCATCGTGCGGATGACGGCGCGCGAACTCGTCGCCGTCGCGGGGGCGCTGGGGGGCTGGTGGCTGTTGCTGGGGCTCCTGGCGGGCTTCGGCACCCTGGCGGGTCCGGTCAGGCCCCGGTTCGACGGGCTGCCCGACCTCGCGCCGGGCATGACGTACGCGCAGGTGGTGGCCGAGCGGGCGGCGGAATTCCAATCCAACCTGATCGGCGGCAGCGTGTACAACGGCCTGTGGCTGGTCGCCCTCTTCTGTCTGGGGGCCGCCGCCTCCCGGGTCGGGCTGCTCACGCGCCCGGGGGACCACCTTCCCCTATTGCGCCGCCTCGCCGTGTACGGCCTGATGGTGGGCCTGCCGCTGGGCGTGCTCCTCGCGTGGCTGAACACCTGGGGCACCCAGACCGCCGGGCTCCTCGCCATCCCCGTCCGCATGGGGGGTGGGCTCACGACGGCGCTGGGGTACGCCGGGGTGCTGGGGCTCCTCGCGGCGCGGGGGCGGCTGGGACCCCTGAGGGCCTTCGCGGCGAGCGGGCGGCTCGCCATGAGCAACTACATCGCCCAGAGCCTGATCATGACGACGGTGTTCTACCCCTACGCGGGCGCGCAGTACGGGCGCTGGGGCGCCGCCGCTGCCCTGCTCCTCGCCCTCGCCGTCGGCCTCGCCCAGGTGCCCCTGAGCGCGTGGGTGCTGCGCCGCTTCGGGACGGGACCGCTGGAGGCCCTCACCCGGGCCCTGGTGTACGGCCGCGCCCGGCGCTAG
- a CDS encoding AIM24 family protein: MEFIWKAKAVRETGGEGARLEVVEHLAHPTEAPLEGYLQPLTRPAPWRQLTLHLGGGTAVLEPGALQSLRGEIELGASLTGGGGGGLGGFLRGAVTAAATGEGLYKTVYRGTGVIHTELTRLHLLLGELRGEEVIVDDGAFVACAGDVTVGRHVNRGLAAALGSGEGRVQPKLSGTGVFALQSPVHPDEFQVLDLRNETLKVDGNLVVAYTGGLTFSVEKSSRGLLGSGRTGEGFVQVYRGSGRVWFAPTLPLRLPSALTPTLDA, encoded by the coding sequence ATGGAATTCATCTGGAAGGCCAAGGCGGTGCGGGAAACCGGTGGCGAGGGCGCGCGGCTGGAGGTCGTCGAGCACCTTGCCCACCCCACCGAGGCCCCGCTGGAGGGGTACCTCCAACCCCTGACCCGCCCCGCGCCCTGGCGGCAACTCACCCTGCACCTGGGGGGCGGCACGGCGGTGCTCGAACCCGGTGCCCTCCAGTCGCTGCGCGGGGAGATCGAACTCGGCGCGAGCCTGACGGGCGGGGGCGGAGGCGGGCTGGGCGGCTTCCTGCGCGGCGCGGTCACGGCGGCGGCGACGGGGGAGGGTCTGTACAAGACGGTCTACCGGGGCACGGGCGTGATCCACACCGAGCTCACGCGGCTGCACCTCCTGCTCGGCGAACTGCGCGGTGAGGAGGTCATCGTGGACGACGGCGCCTTCGTTGCCTGCGCCGGGGACGTGACGGTCGGGCGGCACGTCAACCGGGGCCTCGCCGCCGCCCTCGGGAGCGGGGAGGGGCGGGTGCAGCCCAAGCTCTCGGGCACGGGCGTCTTCGCCCTGCAAAGCCCCGTCCACCCTGACGAATTCCAGGTGCTCGACCTGCGGAACGAGACCCTGAAGGTGGACGGCAACCTCGTCGTGGCGTACACGGGCGGCCTGACCTTCAGTGTCGAGAAAAGTAGCCGGGGCCTGCTCGGCAGCGGGCGAACCGGGGAGGGCTTCGTGCAGGTGTACCGGGGCAGCGGCCGCGTGTGGTTCGCCCCCACCCTGCCGCTGCGCCTTCCATCCGCCCTCACGCCGACGCTGGATGCATAG